AGATGCATAATGTATTTGGAGGTTCTGGGAAGAAAACCACTGTGATAAAGCtcaatatttctttaattatgaaagagagagagagagacagagagacagaaagagacagaaagacaggagagagaacaatgaaccactttgtgcatttggctttaggtgagtactagggaataaaaTCTAGGcagtcaggctctgcaagcaagcacctttaaccactgagccatctctccaggcccttagcATTTCTCAAAACTAATCACTTCCCAGTCCTCCTCACCATGCTCAGAACCACTATGAATGTTTCACAGGCCACCAGTACTATCTATTTCatgttagtattttatttatttatttgagagagagaaagaaagaggcagacagagacacacagaaagaaggggttgccagggcctctcagccactgccaacgaactccagatgcatgtgccaccctgtgcatctggctttatgtggatactgggaaactgaactcaggcaggcactttaaccactgagccatctctccagccccgctcacACTATCTAGAAAAGCATCTTTCTGGAAAGTGCCAGTCCACAGATAGAGCAACACAACACTTTCTTGGCACGTTGAAAGGACTGTGAGGGTGTATAAGACTTACCAGAAGGATCTACTTAATATCCTGAGAGTTAAGGTTTTTGCTTAAGTTGGGCTTCTTGGTACAGTTGTTTAGTTTTTGTCCTATCATCCTCCTAATTGAAACATCGTCTGTGCTGGGAAACAGCTGCTTTGTCACTCCTGTGGAGATAACAGTGACACAAACACTTGAACTGAAGCAGAACATCAAACGTGTGATTTTGTCTCCATTTTATGAAAGCAGCCCGACTGTCGCGGAACATTTGTGCACAAGGACGCACGCACCCGCAGGTTTCTCAAGGCAAAGTAGTTGTCGGGAGGCGTCTGTTAGGAATGGCGAGCACTCAGGATCGTCTTCCTTTAAACACTGACCCTCGACTCTAGCCCTCTGCTTGCTTTGAATGCTAAATCTTTTTGCTTCAACACAGTATGAATGTGTTTTTATTAAATTCTAACATTAGTCAAAACAACTAGATTACAAATTTATCATTTTCTAAGACATGAGCTTGAATTCAGAGAATCTCTAAATGTTTTAgatgtttgcaaaaaaaaaattacccggGTAATCTAGATTATTATATTTAAGGAGATTCACTAATTTAAAACCATACATAGGATGATCTAGCTCACCTCTTTCTAGAATCAGAGAAGAGGAATAAaactgagaaagagaaaacaaaatataaatttttattgaaattttatcTTGAAATAGtttgcagtttttattttttgaagctatGGATTTTATTAATTCAAACATCTCAGTTGCAGAAATTTTAGTTTTAGTGTTTTAGTTTAATAACCCCTTCCtatcaccatttaaaaaaaattttgagacaggatttcatggaTTCCAGACTGTCCTAAAACAGTTATGTAACTGTGGAAgatcttaaactcctgatcttcctgcctccacctcccatgtgttgggattaaaggtgcatgccactatCCAAagctttaataataattttaataaaaacatttcctaTGAAAATTTCCACAGTTAATGACAACATTGGATtacttaaattgtttttatttcacaGGAAAATACATTGGGAAACATAGAAGACCATGAAAGAATAACCAATAACTTATGTGATTGGTAACAGAATTTCAAATTCATGCAAAAAATATGATGCAAAGATATTATCACCTATGATTTCTTGAACTTCATTCTGATTCATGGCTGGTTTCACAGCTTTGTCTCTTGAAGTAGAAGATTTTGCCCCTGTCAGGCTGTGTGTCGCCATATATTCGTTTGTGTATAGTACTTGCATTAAATCATTAATAAATTTCTGAGGCTTGCTCTTATTACAACGGGCAATCTGCCATGGTTCAATCTTGaactaaaaatgaaagaaaaataactgaaattagaaaaagaaaagtgatatcACAAAAGAATATCAAGAGTTTCAAAGGTGGTATATTATATAGTTCACATTTAGTGTTAGAGTTAAATGCAGTCCATGAAATATATCTCAATTTTTATCATGCAGTCTGGATTTGAAGCTTTAAGACCAACCCTATCCGCAACACTTCATAACATAAGGTCGGCAGAATAGTGGCTCTCAAAAGAGTCTCCTCTTAATCCCTGGTATCAGTGAGTATGTTACTTCACTGggtaaaaacaattttataaattaaagttATGTACTTTGAGATGGTAGATTGTCCTGGATTAGCAATGTGGGCCCAATGAGTCCTTAAAAGCAGGTGAGGGAGGCTGGATCCAATAAAAGACAGCAGGAAAAATGTGAAGGGTGAGGGGCTTGATTCACCTTGAAGATGGGCCATGACCCAAGGAATGTGGTCATCTCTAGAAGTAGGAATGATCTTTCAATTTACAGCCCACAAGACAACACGAACTTCAATTCTATAACCAATGGAATCTTAGTTCTCCAACAACAACCCAAATGAGCAGGAAACAGATTCTCATCAAGTGCCTCCAGTAAGAAATAATCCTGAGGACGTGTTGATTTTAGTCTAAGGGAAGGGACCTATACCAgactctaatttttttgttttgtttttttgaggtagggtctcactctagcccaggctgacctgtaatttactaggtagtctcaggatgccttaagctcatggtgatcctcctacctctgcctcccgtgtgctaggattaaaggtgtgcaccaccatgcccaactccaaACTCTAAATCAGAGCACTCTGACACAGTACATCCATGTTATTTGGACTCACTAAACTTGTGACAATTTCTTACTGAACAATAGAAGAGTGATAAAATAAGAAGTAAGAGTCCAATCTTTTCAATAATTGATTATTAAAATGTGTCAAGGCATAGTTTCTGAGGCTTATACCTGGCTTAAAACCATTCATCCTTTTAGTTTCTGTTTCTCGATTAGGAGAACATACAGAAAATTATGCTTATCCAGAATGCAGAGGCTAaagtttattttctcacagtGACATAAACTTTTAATACATGTATCCCACTGTTACTTCTTTTAAGAATTGTATAGTTCAACACTTCATTCTTATCCACCATTTGTCTTTAGTTTTCTAAACTGGGTATCTATTTTCACAAATattcactttttaatatttttaattattttatttatttatttatttattgagagacagagagagagagagagagagagagagagagaggcagggagagagaaaggatgggtgcaccaggaccttcatcctgcagtgaacaaactccagacatgtgtgcccctttgtggtaCATGTgagacattgtgcacttgcgtcattgtgcatctggctacatggaacctggagatttgaacatgagttcttaggcttctcaggcaagtgacttaaccgctaagccatctctccaacccaaatattCACTTTTATTATGAAAGTAAAATAGCTACTTATAAAGGAACATAATGTTAGGGACCTAAATTTGCCTAAAAATCTGTTTCTACCCTGCTTTTGGTTATTGTAGTAGCTGTTTGTAGAAAAAGAGAGGGCAGGATTCCCGGCTGACCTGCTTCTCATCCAGATGTCGCTCTTCCTCTGGCTTCAAGGAGCTCAGTGAGCTGGAACTAGAATTGGAATGGCTGCACACCGAGGCAAATGAATCTGGTGAGGAGTTGTTTGCTGCTCTCCAGAGGGTGGACGCAGATGTGGACATGGTCCCTCCACCCTTAAGTAGCATCTCTGCCATACCAACCAATTCTTCAAATTGGGTGACTGCCTGTGGCAACACTGAGATGGCAAGAGAAAGTAGCATTTTACAAATGCCTCAGTACAGGTCACATCCTCATGCAgttattgtgtgtatgtgcacagaaCTATGAGGAACGAGCCATTAACATTTGCTACCTGTGGAAAATAAACATGGTGGAAAGGGTATTTGATTTACCTTTTATTATTAgataatttaattatttcttaagctgaataaattttaaagcatTGGTTATGTTTACATGTGTCTGCAttactttataaataaaaataatatataaacagTTGATTCTTTTTTCCCTAGTTGCCAGGGCTATTATTTTAAGGTGTTGAAACTCTTGTTGAGAGACATTACTGATTCTGTTATCAGTCACCTTCTAGAAGCTAACATTAGGAAAATGTAAGGGGAAGATAAAATTTACCATTTACCATGGATTTAAATGAATTTTGTTGGCATCTGTTATAGGGAaaatcagctgctctctgattggatttcaggatgactccatgggaggaaattcctgcctgatactgaaaacctagtcaaaagcctatggctaggggcTCAAAAGCCTTAGGGAGGAAACTATaactgttgtctgactaaatgagtatattattcccaccaaactgccctctaagaaTTTATATGtgctcatgtattaatgctattctgaattttggttagagaaacttctcttttcagatggtggtgaccactggggtgatgcAAAACTCTCCACTCTATTCACGGTAgctagaaatggaaccagcttcgattttcctcaactgatgagtggataatgaagatgtggcacattaagacaattgagttctactcagtggtaaagaagaatgaaatttgcaggaaaatggatggacctggaaaggattatacttagtgaggtaacccaggctcagaaagccaaatatcacatgctctctctcatacgtggaccctcactacaaatgattggacctctatgtgagtaggaacaaaactcagtagcagaggccagtaagctaggaagaggatataaagggaatagaatggAAGGGGAGGaattaatagaatggtattgtatacatgcaagtagaagaacagattactgagggTGAAAGGCCTAgtaaagtcaggggaagagattgagtaaaggaaagatggaag
Above is a window of Jaculus jaculus isolate mJacJac1 chromosome 8, mJacJac1.mat.Y.cur, whole genome shotgun sequence DNA encoding:
- the Bend6 gene encoding BEN domain-containing protein 6 isoform X1, producing the protein MQKILQTNEITNTQALRKGKRKRTDTMDSENSRSDMGKGQRDPYSGNAFLPGESSSEDETPLTDLTKEELCAKIQSLKEKLINTRRENSRLRQSLVMLQVLPQAVTQFEELVGMAEMLLKGGGTMSTSASTLWRAANNSSPDSFASVCSHSNSSSSSLSSLKPEEERHLDEKQFKIEPWQIARCNKSKPQKFINDLMQVLYTNEYMATHSLTGAKSSTSRDKAVKPAMNQNEVQEIIGVTKQLFPSTDDVSIRRMIGQKLNNCTKKPNLSKNLNSQDIK